A single genomic interval of Sceloporus undulatus isolate JIND9_A2432 ecotype Alabama chromosome 2, SceUnd_v1.1, whole genome shotgun sequence harbors:
- the LOC121923037 gene encoding H-2 class II histocompatibility antigen, E-S beta chain-like — MGPVGSVWAMAGAFFLLLVAGAAAGPPGSFFVYQRRSECHFNGTETESKTLRYFQRFIYNRQEVFYFDSQLGLYVALAPMVQSNVDRFNRDKDLLQSMMADVERFCRHNYGIYEPFALRRRIQPKLKITPMEYDSSSHNMMLICSVDSFFPTKIKITWLRNGKEEDKDMTTNPIDNGDWTYGIQVMLVTKPERGDVYTCQVEHASFASPASVQWEPQSDSARSKMWTGVVGILLGVVFVAAGLSFYLRNKKGQTVTQTTVGLMN, encoded by the exons ATGGGGCCGGTGGGGTCCGTCTGGGCGATGGCGGgggctttcttccttctcctggtGGCCGGGGCTGCAGCGGGGCCCCCAG gATCCTTCTTCGTCTACCAGAGGAGAAGCGAGTGCCACTTCAACGGGACTGAGACGGAGTCCAAGACCCTGCGCTACTTCCAGAGATTCATCTACAACCGGCAGGAGGTCTTCTACTTCGACAGCCAACTGGGACTCTACGTGGCCCTGGCCCCCATGGTCCAGTCCAACGTCGACCGCTTCAACCGGGACAAAGACCTGCTGCAGAGTATGATGGCCGACGTGGAGCGCTTCTGCCGCCACAACTACGGCATCTATGAGCCCTTCGCCCTCCGAAGGAGAA TTCAACCCAAGCTGAAGATAACCCCCATGGAGTACGACTCTTCCTCCCACAATATGATGCTGATTTGCTCCGTGGACAGCTTTTTCCCCACCAAGATCAAAATCACATGGCTCCGAAATGGGaaggaggaagacaaagacatgACCACGAACCCAATCGATAATGGGGACTGGACTTATGGGATCCAGGTGATGCTGGTGACAAAGCCAGAGCGGGGAGACGTCTACACCTGCCAGGTGGAGCATGCCAGCTTTGCCAGCCCTGCCTCCGTCCAGTGGG AACCCCAGTCAGACTCTGCCCGGAGCAAGATGTGGACAGGGGTCGTGGGCATCCTCCTGGGGGTGGTTTTTGTGGCTGCTGGGCTCTCTTTCTACCTGAGGAACAAGAAAG GTCAAACTGTGACCCAGACCACAG TTGGGCTCATGAATTAG